The genomic DNA GGCGACGGCCAACGGAATGATCTTCAGGCTCTTCTCGATGGCCTCGTCGATCAGCAACTGCTCCTCGCGGCGCGGCCGGTGCAGCACGAAATCGGCCACGTTCTGCGTCAGGTTCAAGGTGCGCGGGTGGCCGATGCCGATGCGCAGGCGCCAGTAGTCCTGCGTGCCCAGTGCCGCCGTGATGTCCTTCAAGCCGTTATGGCCGCCGGAAGAGCCGCCCTTTTTCAGCTTGGCCACGCCCGGCAGCATGTCCAGTTCGTCGTGCACCACCAGGATTTCGTCCGGATTGATCTTGAAGAAGCGCGCCAGGCCGCCGACCGACTGGCCGGAGCGGTTCATATAGGTCTGGGGTTCGAGCAGCCACACTTCCTGGCCGCCGATCGACGTCTTCGCGGCCAGCGCATTGAAGCGGCTCTCGCGCTGCAGGAAGGTGCCGGGCAGGCCGCGGGCGAGATTGTCGACCAGCCAGAAGCCGGCGTTGTGGCGGGTTTGTTCGTATTCGGCGCCGGGGTTGCCGAGGCCGACGATCAGGCGGATGGTCATGGGAAGCGCATGCGGGGAAAAGCGCGATTATCCCGGAGTTTCAGCGGCCACGCCACCATTGCCGCGCTTCGTACAGCGCCATCCCCGCCAGCATCGCCGCGACGAACAGCCACGGCGCCCCATCCGTCATCGAGAGCGACGCCAACGCCGGCCCGGGGCAGTAGCCGGCCAGGCCCCAGCCGGCGCCGAACATCACGCTGCCGACGATCAGCGGGCGGTCGAGGCGGCGCGCCGTCGGCAGCTGCAACGGTTCGCCGCGCAACGTGGTGCCACGCCGGCGCGCGACATAGAAGGCGGGCAGCGCCACCAGCAGCGCGCCACCCATGACGAAGGCCAGCGACGGATCCCAGGCACCGGCCACGTCGAGGAACGCCGTGACCTTGGCCGGATCGGTCATGCCGGACAGGATCAGGCCAAGGCCGAACAGCAGACCGGCCAGCAGCGCGAACAGGTTCGGCATCTCAGCCTCCCACCAGGTGGCGCAGCACGAACACGGTCACCGCGCCGGCCAGCATGAACGTGACGGCGGCCGCCAGCGAGCGTGGCGACAGCCGCGCCAGCCCGCATACGCCGTGGCCGCTGGTGCAGCCGGCGCCCAGGCGCGTGCCGAAGCCGACCAGCAGCCCGGCCAGCACCAGCGCGGCGCCACCGGCCACCGGATGCGCCGCGGGCAGCGGCGCCATGCCGCGCCACAGCGGCGCCGCCAACAGCAGGCCGGCCAGGAAGGCGAGACGCCAGCGCCGGTCCGCGCGCGGCGCGCGCAGCAGGCCGCCGACGATGCCGCTGATGCCGGCGATGCGGCCGTTCAGCAGGATCAGCAGCGCGGCGGCGGCGCCGATCAGCAGGCCACCGGCCAGCGAGGTCCAGGGAGTGAAATACAGCCAGTCGATGGTCATGGTGGCGAGTATGAACGAAAAAAAACCCTGCCGGGGCAGGGTTTTCGGTCCGCAGCCGCGTTGCCGCGGCGTCAGGATTACTTCTTCTCTTCGGCAGCCGCGTCGGCGGACACCTGGCCGGCCGGTACCGAAGCGGTAGCGATCGTCAGGTTGTTGCCGTGGGTGACAGCGGTCACGCCGGCTGGCAGCGTCAGGTCGTTGATGTGCAGCGTGGTGCCGACGTCCATTTTCGACAGGTCGACCGAGATGAACTCAGGCAGGGCCGATGGCAGGCACGAGATTTCGATCTCGTTGGCCACGTGGCTGATCGTCGCGCCGTGCAGTTTCACTGCTGGGGAAACGTCGGCGTTTTCGAAGTGCAGTGCCACTTTGACGTGCACTGGCTGGTTCGCGTCGACGCGCTGGAAGTCAGCGTGCAGGACCAGTTGCTTGTATGCGTGCATCTGGAAGTCGCGCAGCAGCACTTTCTGGACTTTGCCGTCCAGTTCCATGTCCAGCACGGCGCCGTGGAAGGCTTCTTTCTTCAGCGCGTGGTACAGCGCGTTGTGGTCCAGGGCGATCGTCACCGGGGCTTCG from Pseudoduganella armeniaca includes the following:
- a CDS encoding YeeE/YedE family protein, with product MPNLFALLAGLLFGLGLILSGMTDPAKVTAFLDVAGAWDPSLAFVMGGALLVALPAFYVARRRGTTLRGEPLQLPTARRLDRPLIVGSVMFGAGWGLAGYCPGPALASLSMTDGAPWLFVAAMLAGMALYEARQWWRGR
- the pth gene encoding aminoacyl-tRNA hydrolase yields the protein MTIRLIVGLGNPGAEYEQTRHNAGFWLVDNLARGLPGTFLQRESRFNALAAKTSIGGQEVWLLEPQTYMNRSGQSVGGLARFFKINPDEILVVHDELDMLPGVAKLKKGGSSGGHNGLKDITAALGTQDYWRLRIGIGHPRTLNLTQNVADFVLHRPRREEQLLIDEAIEKSLKIIPLAVAGKMAQATMELHSG
- a CDS encoding 50S ribosomal protein L25/general stress protein Ctc — its product is MKVVAFKRELQGTGASRRLRNSGQTPGIIYGGTEAPVTIALDHNALYHALKKEAFHGAVLDMELDGKVQKVLLRDFQMHAYKQLVLHADFQRVDANQPVHVKVALHFENADVSPAVKLHGATISHVANEIEISCLPSALPEFISVDLSKMDVGTTLHINDLTLPAGVTAVTHGNNLTIATASVPAGQVSADAAAEEKK
- a CDS encoding YeeE/YedE family protein; amino-acid sequence: MTIDWLYFTPWTSLAGGLLIGAAAALLILLNGRIAGISGIVGGLLRAPRADRRWRLAFLAGLLLAAPLWRGMAPLPAAHPVAGGAALVLAGLLVGFGTRLGAGCTSGHGVCGLARLSPRSLAAAVTFMLAGAVTVFVLRHLVGG